Proteins encoded together in one Oncorhynchus masou masou isolate Uvic2021 unplaced genomic scaffold, UVic_Omas_1.1 unplaced_scaffold_1160, whole genome shotgun sequence window:
- the LOC135529400 gene encoding FERM domain-containing protein 6-like: VKSTGQDVFNQVSELLGIKELHFFGLTVVKDNEHIFLDMEDKLTKYFPKEWKQDSGKGLQKRSLPLVLCLKVQYYVENGRLICERKARRLYFSDLRERVLRSECRQQEEVYFQLAGYALQADLEDHPLPGKNQGGTRYFQPKEYFPPWIVAKRGVDYLLCHGPKVHKELWGMTPRDAVLHFIKEACRLEDVPVTFYRLQKDKKEERGTALLGLTLRGMQLYQEADNIRQLLYDFPWSNVGRLTFLGKKFEIQPDGLPSARKLVYYTGSPFRSRHLLLHLSNSHRLYLSLQPALKHLRQLEDSEEKKRYRESYISDDLDLDHPGGSEGGSPGLSRHSTSSSGIEADRDATRQHSSISMEMASMEEETELRKRMEKCFSSAASHGSSHTSGMDTGSKARTDEEKWQEEETQQASVDSPGEVSVDDPEEMLRLAELMEGVSVDCPVLTSETHCEADYSDVLLPGFKGDQVDRDEDLVTLRSKDTLGQILKTRSHCVDRHSQSLDDVRLFPPPAPLGTTLPPDSSHSYTFGLPLPDSQSDAKSPPGCNNGGYYLPLHCPAKGTFYGHRSMNCLSLDLLGDEQLLEFIL, encoded by the exons ACAATGAGCACATCTTTCTGGACATGGAAGATAAGCTGACCAAGTATTTCCCTAAGGAATGGAAGCAAGATTCAGGGAAG GGGTTACAGAAGAGATCCCTCCCCCTGGTACTCTGCCTCAAGGTGCAGTACTATGTGGAGAACGGCAGGCTCATCTG TGAGCGGAAGGCGAGGCGTCTGTACTTCTCTGACCTGAGGGAGAGGGTGTTGCGTTCTGAGTGTCGTCAGCAGGAGGAG GTGTACTTCCAGCTGGCTGGGTATGCTCTTCAAGCTGACCTGGAGGACCATCCCCTGCCTGGGAAGAACCAGGGAGGCACCCGCTACTTCCAACCCAAAGAGTACTTCCCTCCCTGG aTTGTGGCGAAGCGTGGGGTGGACTACCTGCTCTGTCACGGTCCCAAGGTACACAAGGAGCTATGGGGCATGACACCACGTGATGCGGTACTCCACTTCATCAAAGAGGCCTGTCGTCTCGAGGACGTCCCCGTCACCTTCTACAGGCTACAGAAG GacaagaaagaagagagaggcacAGCTCTGCTGGGGCTGACCCTCAGAGGAATGCAGCtttatcag GAGGCAGACAACATCCGCCAGCTTCTCTATGATTTCCCCTGGTCCAACGTGGGACGACTCACCTTCCTG GGAAAGAAATTTGAGATCCAGCCAGATGGTCTGCCGTCGGCCAGGAAGCTGGTCTACTACACTGGGTCTCCGTTTCGCTCGCGCCACCTCCTCCTGCACCTCAGCAACAGCCACCGACTCTACCTCAGTCTCCAGCCTGCCCTCAAACACCTCCGACAGCTGGAGGACAGCGAGG aGAAGAAGCGCTACAGGGAGTCGTACATCAGTGATGACCTGGATCTAGACCATCCAGGGGGCAGCGAGGGGGGCAGCCCCGGCCTGTCCCGACACTCTACCTCCAGCTCGGGCATCGAGGCAGACCGCGATGCAACACGGCAACACAGCAGCATCTCCATGGAGATGGCGTCCATGGAGGAGGAGACTGAGctgaggaagaggatggagaAGTGTTTCAGTTCGGCAGCGAGTCACGGGAGTTCTCACACTTCGGGCATGGACACGGGCAGCAAAGCACGCACTGATGAAGAGAAGTGGCAggaggaag AGACCCAGCAGGCCAGTGTGGACAGTCCAGGAGAGGTTTCTGTGGACGACCCAGAGGAAATGCTGAGATTGGCTGAGCTGATGGAGGGCGTGTCGGTTGATTGTCCCGTGCTCACCTCGGAGACTCACTGTGAAG CTGACTACAGTGATGTCCTTTTACCAGGATTCAAGGGGGATCAGGTAGACAGAGATGAAGACCTGGTGACACTACGCAGCAAAGATACCCTGGGACAG ATCCTGAAGACTCGATCCCATTGCGTGGACCGccacagccagagcctggacgACGTTCGCCTCttccccccccccgcccccctcgGCACGACTCTACCCCCTGACTCCTCCCACAGCTACACCTTTGGCCTGCCCCTCCCGGACTCCCAGAGTGACGCTAAGAGCCCCCCAGGGTGTAACAACGGAGGCTACTACCTCCCCCTCCACTGCCCGGCTAAGGGCACCTTCTATGGACACAGGTCTATGAACTGCTTGTCTCTGGATCTACTGGGAGACGAACAGCTGTTGGAGTTCATACTGTAG